In Frondihabitans sp. PAMC 28766, a genomic segment contains:
- a CDS encoding RluA family pseudouridine synthase — protein sequence MSETRSLPVPDGLAGERVDAALAKLLGFSRTFAAEVASSGGVTVDQKAVGKSDRLDAGSWLEVTWEPKQGPTVVAVDVPGMGIVYDDDDLVVVDKPVGVAAHPSVGWTGPTVLGGLAAAGFTIATSGAAERAGIVHRLDVGTSGLMVVAKSERAYTILKQAFRERTVEKIYNAVVQGHPDPLVGTIDAPLGRHPSSSWKFAVVVDGKPSVTHYETVEAFRAASLLEVHLETGRTHQIRVHMAAQRHPCVGDTLYGADPTLSARLGLTRQWLHAVQLGFDHPATGEWVSFRSEYPADLQLALEVLRAA from the coding sequence GTGAGCGAGACCAGGTCGCTGCCCGTCCCCGACGGGCTGGCCGGCGAACGCGTCGACGCCGCCCTCGCCAAACTGCTCGGGTTCAGTCGCACCTTCGCCGCCGAAGTGGCGTCGTCAGGCGGTGTGACCGTCGACCAGAAGGCCGTCGGCAAATCGGATCGCCTGGATGCCGGATCCTGGCTCGAGGTCACCTGGGAGCCCAAGCAGGGGCCGACCGTCGTGGCGGTCGACGTGCCGGGCATGGGCATCGTCTACGACGACGACGACCTCGTGGTCGTCGACAAGCCCGTCGGTGTCGCCGCGCACCCGTCGGTGGGCTGGACGGGCCCCACCGTGCTCGGAGGACTCGCCGCCGCGGGCTTCACCATCGCCACCAGCGGCGCCGCCGAGCGCGCCGGCATCGTGCACCGGCTCGACGTCGGCACGTCGGGCCTCATGGTCGTCGCCAAGAGCGAGCGCGCCTACACGATCCTCAAGCAGGCCTTCCGCGAGCGGACGGTCGAGAAGATCTACAACGCCGTCGTGCAGGGCCACCCCGATCCGCTCGTCGGCACGATCGACGCACCCCTCGGCCGACACCCCTCGTCGTCGTGGAAGTTCGCCGTCGTGGTCGACGGGAAGCCCTCGGTGACGCACTACGAGACCGTCGAGGCGTTCCGTGCCGCGTCTCTGCTCGAGGTGCACCTCGAGACCGGCCGCACCCATCAGATCCGGGTGCACATGGCCGCGCAGCGGCACCCCTGCGTCGGCGACACGCTGTACGGCGCCGACCCGACGCTGTCGGCGCGTCTCGGCCTCACGAGGCAGTGGCTGCACGCCGTCCAGCTCGGCTTCGACCACCCGGCGACGGGAGAGTGGGTGTCGTTCCGCTCGGAGTATCCCGCAGACCTTCAACTCGCACTTGAAGTGCTTCGGGCCGCCTGA
- the dnaE gene encoding DNA polymerase III subunit alpha, with the protein MLDGAARVAPMVDEAVKQGMPAVAVTDHGNMFGAFDFYKTATAAGLKPIIGTEAYITPGTHRSDKTRVKWGDGGRDDVSGAGSYTHMTLLSETTEGMHNLFRLSSKASLEGYYFKPRMDRELLSEYSSGLIATTGCPSGEVQTRLRLGQYDEALKAASDFRDIFGKENYFAEIMDHGLGIEKRIMGDLLKLAKQLDLPLVATNDLHYTHEHDATSHAALLCVQSGSTLSDPNRFKFDADEFYLKTAAQMRHLFRDHPEACDNTLLIAERCEVKFDTEANYMPRYPVPEGETEDTWFVKEVEKGLDYRYPDGIPNEVRERADYEVGVIRQMGFPGYFLVVADFINWSKDNGIRVGPGRGSGAGSMAAYAMRITDLDPLRHGLIFERFLNPDRVSMPDFDVDFDDRRRTEVINYVTDKYGSERVAQIVTYGTIKAKQALKDSSRVLGFPFGMGEKLTKAMPPAIMGKDIPLTGIFDREHSRYKEAGDIRAVVEGDPEAKTVFDTALGLEGLKRQWGVHAAGVIMSSDPLIDIIPIMKREQDGQIVTQFDYPASEALGLIKMDFLGLRNLTIINDALDNIKSNRDFDLVLEDLELDDKGAYDLLSSGDTLGVFQLDGGPMRGLLRLMKPDNFEDISAVIALYRPGPMGANSHTNYALRKNGLQEITPIHPELEEPLREVLGGTYGLIIYQEQVMSVAQKLAGFSLGQADILRRAMGKKKKSELDKQFAGFQQGMLDNGYSADAVQKIWDILLPFSDYAFNKAHSAAYGVVSYWTAYLKAHYPAEYMAALLTSVGDSRDKLGLYLNECRRMGIKVLPPDVNESIGFFAAVGEDIRFGMGAIRNVGFNVVDHIIAARQKESAFTSFHDFLRKVPIPVANKRTVESLVKAGAFDSMGDTRRALVEIHEGAVEAAVSEKRAEANGQVGFDFDSLWDEPAQVQQVPPRPEWSKRDKLAFERDMLGLYVSDHPLAGLELALAKHASTTISTITAADDSIDGETVTVAGLITSVQHRVARNSGNPYGIITVEDFSGEISVMFLGKTYQEFGPTLVGDSVVVLKGRVGVRDDGKNLHAVTIFMPDLGVAASNGPLVLSMPEFRATTDVVAELGAVLGRHAGDTEVRLRLLKGDNARTFEIPLPVDITADLYGELKSLLGPGCLL; encoded by the coding sequence ATGCTCGACGGCGCGGCCCGCGTGGCGCCCATGGTCGACGAGGCCGTCAAGCAGGGCATGCCCGCCGTGGCGGTCACCGACCACGGCAACATGTTCGGCGCGTTCGACTTCTACAAGACCGCGACCGCCGCCGGCCTCAAGCCGATCATCGGCACCGAGGCCTACATCACGCCGGGCACGCACCGCTCCGACAAGACCCGCGTCAAGTGGGGCGACGGAGGCCGTGACGACGTGTCGGGCGCCGGTTCGTACACGCACATGACCCTCCTGTCCGAGACGACCGAGGGCATGCACAACCTCTTCCGCCTGTCGTCGAAGGCCTCGCTCGAGGGCTACTACTTCAAGCCCCGCATGGACCGCGAGCTGCTCTCCGAATACTCCTCCGGCCTCATCGCCACCACCGGTTGCCCCAGCGGCGAGGTGCAGACACGCCTCCGTCTCGGGCAGTACGACGAGGCGCTGAAGGCGGCTTCCGACTTCCGCGACATCTTCGGCAAAGAGAACTATTTCGCCGAGATCATGGACCACGGGCTCGGCATCGAGAAGCGCATCATGGGCGACCTCCTGAAGCTCGCCAAGCAGCTCGACCTGCCTCTCGTCGCCACGAACGACCTCCACTACACGCACGAGCACGACGCGACGAGCCACGCGGCCCTCCTCTGCGTCCAGTCGGGCTCCACCCTGTCCGACCCCAACCGCTTCAAGTTCGACGCCGACGAGTTCTACCTCAAGACGGCTGCGCAGATGCGCCATCTCTTCCGCGACCACCCCGAGGCCTGCGACAACACGCTCCTGATCGCCGAGCGCTGCGAGGTCAAGTTCGACACCGAGGCCAACTACATGCCCCGGTATCCCGTGCCCGAGGGCGAGACCGAAGACACCTGGTTCGTCAAAGAGGTCGAGAAGGGCCTCGACTACCGCTACCCCGACGGCATCCCGAACGAGGTGCGCGAGCGTGCCGATTACGAGGTCGGCGTCATCCGCCAGATGGGCTTCCCCGGCTACTTCCTGGTGGTCGCCGACTTCATCAACTGGTCGAAAGACAACGGCATCCGCGTGGGGCCGGGCCGTGGCTCGGGCGCCGGGTCGATGGCCGCCTACGCCATGCGAATCACCGACCTCGACCCGCTGCGCCACGGGCTGATCTTCGAGCGCTTCCTCAACCCCGACCGCGTCTCGATGCCCGACTTCGACGTCGACTTCGACGACCGCCGCCGCACCGAGGTCATCAACTACGTGACCGACAAGTACGGCTCCGAGCGCGTCGCCCAGATCGTCACCTACGGCACGATCAAGGCGAAGCAGGCGCTCAAAGACTCCTCCCGCGTGCTCGGCTTCCCGTTCGGCATGGGTGAGAAGCTGACCAAGGCGATGCCGCCGGCGATCATGGGCAAGGACATCCCGCTCACCGGCATCTTCGACCGCGAGCACTCCCGCTACAAAGAGGCCGGCGACATCCGGGCCGTCGTCGAGGGCGACCCCGAGGCGAAGACCGTCTTCGACACGGCGCTCGGGCTCGAAGGCCTGAAACGCCAGTGGGGCGTGCACGCCGCTGGCGTGATCATGTCGAGCGACCCGCTGATCGACATCATCCCGATCATGAAGCGCGAGCAGGACGGCCAGATCGTCACCCAGTTCGACTATCCGGCCAGCGAGGCGCTCGGCCTGATCAAGATGGACTTCCTGGGGCTCCGCAACCTCACGATCATCAACGACGCCCTCGACAACATCAAGTCGAACCGCGACTTCGACCTCGTGCTCGAAGACCTCGAGCTCGACGACAAGGGCGCGTACGATCTGCTCTCCTCCGGCGACACGCTGGGCGTCTTCCAGCTCGACGGCGGCCCCATGCGCGGGCTCCTCCGGTTGATGAAGCCCGACAACTTCGAAGACATTTCAGCCGTCATCGCCCTGTATCGCCCGGGTCCCATGGGCGCGAACTCGCACACGAACTACGCGCTGCGCAAGAACGGCCTGCAAGAGATCACGCCGATCCACCCCGAGCTCGAAGAGCCGCTGCGCGAGGTGCTCGGCGGCACCTACGGCCTGATCATCTACCAAGAGCAGGTGATGAGCGTCGCACAGAAGCTGGCCGGCTTCTCGCTCGGCCAGGCCGACATCCTCCGCCGCGCCATGGGCAAGAAGAAGAAGAGCGAGCTCGACAAGCAGTTCGCCGGGTTCCAGCAGGGCATGCTCGACAACGGCTACTCGGCCGACGCCGTGCAGAAGATCTGGGACATCCTGCTGCCCTTCTCCGACTACGCCTTCAACAAGGCGCACTCGGCCGCCTACGGCGTCGTCTCCTACTGGACGGCCTACCTCAAGGCGCACTACCCCGCCGAGTACATGGCAGCGCTGCTGACGAGCGTCGGCGACTCGCGCGACAAACTCGGCCTCTACCTCAACGAGTGCCGCCGCATGGGCATCAAGGTGCTGCCGCCCGACGTCAACGAGTCGATCGGCTTCTTCGCCGCCGTCGGCGAAGACATCCGCTTCGGCATGGGCGCGATCCGCAACGTGGGCTTCAACGTCGTCGACCACATCATCGCCGCCCGTCAGAAAGAGAGCGCGTTCACCTCCTTCCACGACTTCCTGCGCAAGGTGCCGATCCCCGTCGCCAACAAGCGCACGGTCGAGTCGCTGGTCAAGGCCGGCGCGTTCGACTCGATGGGCGACACGAGGCGTGCCCTCGTCGAGATCCACGAGGGCGCCGTCGAAGCGGCCGTCAGCGAGAAACGAGCCGAGGCCAACGGCCAGGTCGGCTTCGACTTCGACTCGCTGTGGGACGAACCGGCCCAGGTGCAGCAGGTCCCGCCGCGGCCCGAGTGGTCGAAGCGCGACAAGTTGGCGTTCGAGCGCGACATGCTCGGCCTCTACGTCTCCGACCACCCGCTGGCCGGGCTCGAGTTGGCGCTGGCCAAGCACGCGTCGACGACGATCTCGACGATCACGGCCGCCGACGACTCCATCGACGGCGAGACCGTCACGGTCGCAGGCCTCATCACGAGCGTGCAGCACCGCGTCGCCCGCAATTCGGGCAACCCCTACGGCATCATCACCGTCGAAGACTTCTCGGGCGAGATCTCCGTCATGTTCCTCGGCAAGACCTATCAAGAGTTCGGGCCGACGCTCGTGGGTGACTCGGTGGTCGTGCTCAAGGGCCGGGTCGGTGTGCGCGACGACGGCAAGAACCTCCACGCCGTGACCATCTTCATGCCCGACCTCGGCGTCGCCGCCAGCAACGGTCCACTCGTGCTGAGCATGCCCGAGTTCCGGGCGACCACCGACGTCGTCGCCGAGCTCGGCGCTGTCCTCGGCCGCCACGCCGGCGACACCGAGGTGCGGCTGCGGCTGCTCAAGGGCGACAACGCCCGCACCTTCGAGATCCCGCTGCCGGTCGACATCACCGCCGACCTCTACGGCGAGCTCAAGAGCCTGCTCGGGCCCGGCTGTCTGCTCTAG